The genomic stretch TTATTCGTCATTGCGAGCGCGTAGCGCGTGGCAATCCAGGTAAAATACGATGTTAAAACAACCTGCAGTTTACATTGTTGCTAACAAGAAGAGGGGGACTCTATACACCGGAGTAACATCAATGCTAGCTAAAAGAGTCTATGAACATAAAAAAGGGATAATTCATGGCTTAGCTAAAAAATATCATTGTGAATTATTAGTATTTTACGAATTACACGAAACCATGGAATCAGCCATCATGAGAGAAAAACAAATTAAGGCAGGCTCTAGAAAAAAGAAGTTGCAATTGATAGAAGCGATAAACCCAAGTTGGACAGATTTATATGAAGAAATTATATAAATGGATTGCCGCGCGCTCGCAATGACGAGTGGATCAATGTCATGGTAACCAAAAAGAAAACCCCTTGAGACAAGGGGTTTTTTTGAATCTTAGGTTTAAACGAATGTTTAACCGAAGTTGTAACCAACACCGACGGCAACAAAATCAATATTGCCTGGTTTGTTGTTTCCTAAAGGTTGGATGTGTGTCCATGAAGTGTCTACAGATACATTCGGCGTAATGTCGTAGCTCACACCGACGGCCGCTTCTGGCGCCCATTTGTGTTTAGCAACGTTAGCGGTACGATTTAGGTCAGTAGTAGAAGTATTTCCTGAGCCAGTAGTGGTGTTGTCAATATTGCTGGTTACATAAGCAACACCGAGTTTGCCGTAAACATTAAAGTTACTACCGAGAGGCATAATACCTTTGCCGACTAAATCAATCGCATTTTGCTGGAGTTTCAAAGTGCTTTGTGTGGTTGCACCAATTTTGCTAGTATCGACTTTTCTTTCGCCTAACTGCAGATAACCGGCTTCCAC from Rickettsiella endosymbiont of Miltochrista miniata encodes the following:
- a CDS encoding outer membrane beta-barrel protein, coding for MFKKVLSTTVLTVSVLGAMAANAAAPGVYVTGQVGYANTHMGSKTQISDLISDQNYSKDNDLSNNGLAGRVALGYQFNQNFAVEAGYLQLGERKVDTSKIGATTQSTLKLQQNAIDLVGKGIMPLGSNFNVYGKLGVAYVTSNIDNTTTGSGNTSTTDLNRTANVAKHKWAPEAAVGVSYDITPNVSVDTSWTHIQPLGNNKPGNIDFVAVGVGYNFG
- a CDS encoding GIY-YIG nuclease family protein, whose translation is MLKQPAVYIVANKKRGTLYTGVTSMLAKRVYEHKKGIIHGLAKKYHCELLVFYELHETMESAIMREKQIKAGSRKKKLQLIEAINPSWTDLYEEII